One window of Silurus meridionalis isolate SWU-2019-XX chromosome 9, ASM1480568v1, whole genome shotgun sequence genomic DNA carries:
- the pik3ca gene encoding phosphatidylinositol 4,5-bisphosphate 3-kinase catalytic subunit alpha isoform: protein MPPRPSSGELWGIHLMPPRILVDCLLPNGMILTLECLREATLVTVKHELFKEARKFPLHHLLQEEASYIFVSVTQEAEREEFYDETRRLCDLRLFQPFLKVIEPVGNREEKILNREIGFAIGMPVCEFDLVKDPEVQDFRRNILNVCKDSVEVRNANGPHSRALYVYPPNVESSTELPRHIFGKLDKGQIIVVIWVIVSPNNDKQKYTLKINHDCVPEQVIAEAIRKKTRSMLLSPEQLKMCVQEYQGKYILKVCGCDEYLLEKYPISQYKYVRSCIMLGRLPNLMLMSKDSLYSQLPMDTFTMPSYSRRISTATPYMNGDTSSKSLWTINSNLRIRVLCATYVNVNIRDIDKIYVRTGIYHGGEQLCDNVNTQRVPCSNPRWNEWLMYDMYIHDIPRAARLCLSICSVKGRKGAKEEHCPLAWGNVNLFDYTHTLVSGKMALNLWPVPHGLEDLLNPIGVTGSNPNKETPCLELEFDYFSCPVKFPDMATIEDHANKIMSREMGYNYFQCGQSSRQARDHHIMDTDIEQLRQVANRDPLSEITEQEKDFLWRQRQYCQSIPEILPKILLAVKWNSRDEAAQMYCLLKDWPEIRPEQAMELLDCNYPDPMIRDFAVRCLEKYLSDDKLSQYLIQLVQVLKYEQYLDNPLVRFLLKRALTNQRIGHFFFWHLKSEMHNKTVSQRFGLLLESYCRACGMYLKHLGRQVEAMEKLINLTDILKQEKKDETQKVQMKFLVEQMRRPDYMDALQNFTSPLNPAHQLGNLRLEECRIMSSAKRPLWLNWENPDIMSELLFQNNEIIFKNGDDLRQDMLTLQIIKIMENIWQNQGLDLRMLPYGCLSIGDCVGLIEVVRSSHTIMQIQCKGGLKGALQFNSSTLHQWLKDKNRGETYDMAVDLFTRSCAGYCVATFILGIGDRHNSNIMVKDDGQLFHIDFGHFLDHKKKKFGYKRERVPFVLTQDFLIVISKGGTQECTKTREFERFQEMCYKAYLAIRQHANLFINLFSMMLGSGMPELQSFDDIAYIRKTLALDKTEQEALDYFMKQMNDAHHGGWTTKMDWIFHTIRHHAQN from the exons ATGCCTCCAAGGCCATCCTCTGGAGAATTATGGGGCATCCATTTGATGCCCCCCAGGATTTTGGTGGATTGTCTGCTGCCCAATGGCATGATCCTGACCCTGGAGTGCCTCCGTGAGGCCACACTTGTCACCGTCAAACACGAACTGTTTAAGGAAGCACGGAAGTTCCCGCTCCATCACTTGTTGCAAGAGGAAGCTTCATACATCTTCGTCAGTGTAACACAGGAGGCAGAGCGGGAAGAGTTTTATGACGAGACCAGGAGACTCTGTGATCTCAGGCTCTTTCAGCCTTTCTTAAAAGTCATCGAACCTGTGGGCAACAGAGAGGAGAAAATTCTCAACCGGGAAATTg GTTTTGCAATTGGAATGCCCGTGTGTGAGTTTGATCTAGTGAAAGATCCTGAAGTGCAGGACTTCAGGCGAAACATACTTAACGTCTGCAAAGACTCAGTAGAAGTCCGAAATGCCAACGGGCCGCATAGTCGTGCATTATATGTTTACCCTCCTAATGTGGAGTCTTCAACAGAGCTTCCAAGGCACATTTTTGGCAAATTAGACAAAG gTCAGATTATCGTAGTCATCTGGGTTATTGTGTCTCCCAACAATGACAAGCAGAAGTACACGTTGAAGATCAACCATGATTGCGTGCCTGAGCAGGTGATAGCagaagccatcagaaaaaagaCACGCAGCATGCTTTTGTCTCCCGAGCAGCTGAAGATGTGTGTGCAGGAATACCAGGGCAAGTACATCCTCAAAGTGTGTGGCTGTGACGAGTACCTGCTGGAAAAGTACCCTATCAGTCAATATAAG TATGTGAGGAGTTGCATTATGCTGGGCCGATTGCCAAACTTAATGCTGATGTCAAAGGATAGCTTATACTCTCAGCTGCCCATGGACACATTCACCATGCCGTCTTACTCACGCCGCATCTCCACAGCCACACCATACATGAACGGGGACACCTCGAGCAAATCCCTGTGGACCATCAACAGCAACCTGAGGATACGTGTGCTCTGTGCAACATACGTCAACGTGAACATCCGGGACATTGATAAG ATTTATGTCAGAACTGGGATCTACCATGGAGGAGAGCAGTTATGTGACAATGTCAACACACAACGTGTGCCATGTTCAAATCCAAG GTGGAACGAGTGGCTTATGTATGACATGTACATCCATGACATTCCCCGAGCTGCTCGTCTTTGTCTGTCCATCTGCTCTGTAAAGGGGAGGAAGGGAGCAAAAGAG GAACACTGTCCGCTGGCTTGGGGAAACGTAAACCTCTTtgactacacacatacactggtCTCTGGGAAAATGGCACTAAACCTGTGGCCAGTGCCACATGGTCTAGAGGATCTCCTAAACCCCATCGGTGTCACGGGGTCCAACCCCAACAAG GAAACCCCATGTCTGGAGTTAGAGTTTGACTACTTCAGCTGTCCTGTGAAGTTTCCTGACATGGCCACAATAGAGGATCATGCTAATAAGATCATGTCTAGAGAGATGGGCTACAATTATTTTCAATGTGGGCAG AGCAGCAGACAGGCTCGGGACCACCACATAATGGATACTGACATCGAGCAGCTGCGGCAAGTAGCAAACAGAGACCCTCTCTCTGAGATCACTGAGCAGGAAAAGGACTTCCTGTGGAGGCAAAG GCAGTATTGTCAAAGTATACCAGAGATCCTTCCTAAGATTCTTCTAGCTGTAAAGTGGAACTCCAGAGATGAAGCTGCTCAG atGTATTGTCTTCTTAAAGACTGGCCTGAAATTAGACCAGAACAAGCTATGGAGTTACTTGACTGCAACTATCCAGATCCAATGATACGAGACTTTGCAGTACGGTGCCTTGAGAAATATTTGTCTGATGATAAACTCTCCCAGTACCTTATTCAGCTGGTCCAG GTTTTGAAGTATGAGCAGTATCTTGATAACCCCTTGGTGCGGTTTCTGCTGAAGCGAGCCCTGACCAACCAGAGAAttggacatttctttttttggcatTTGAA GTCAGAGATGCACAACAAAACAGTGAGTCAGCGTTTTGGCCTGCTGCTGGAGTCATACTGTCGTGCCTGTGGTATGTATCTGAAGCATTTGGGCAGACAGGTGGAGGCCATGGAGAAACTAATCAACCTTACAGACATACTTAAGCAGGAGAAAAAGGATGAGACTCAGAAG GTGCAAATGAAGTTTCTGGTTGAGCAAATGAGGCGGCCAGATTATATGGATGCCCTCCAGAACTTCACCTCTCCTTTGAATCCAGCACACCAGCTAGGCAACCTGCG CCTTGAAGAATGCAGAATAATGTCATCAGCAAAGAGGCCCCTGTGGCTTAACTGGGAAAACCCTGATATCATGTCAGAGCTGCTCTTCCAGAACAATGAGATCATCTTTAAGAATGGAGATG ACCTGAGGCAAGATATGCTGACActtcaaattattaaaataatggaaaacatCTGGCAGAACCAAGGTTTAGACCTCAG AATGCTGCCCTATGGTTGTCTTTCCATTGGAGACTGTGTTGGCCTTATTGAGGTTGTGAGAAGTTCTCATACCATCATGCAAATCCAGTGTAAAGGAGGCCTCAAAGGAGCATTGCAGTTCAACAGTTCAACACTGCACCAGTGGCTGAAGGACAAGAACAGGGGCGAGAC GTATGATATGGCCGTTGACCTGTTCACACGATCCTGTGCCGGTTATTGTGTGGCCACTTTTATTCTTGGCATTGGTGACCGACACAATAGTAACATCATGGTAAAGGACGATGGGCAG CTGTTTCACATAGATTTTGGCCATTTTCTGGATCATAAAAAGAAGAAGTTTGGGTACAAGAGAGAACGAGTGCCATTCGTCTTAACTCAAGACTTCTTGATCGTGATTAGTAAAGGAGGAACTCAAGAATGCACTAAAACCAGAGAGTTTGAGAG GTTTCAGGAGATGTGCTACAAAGCATACCTGGCTATCCGACAGCATGCAAACCTCTTTATCAACCTGTTCTCGATGATGCTGGGTTCCGGTATGCCGGAGTTGCAGTCGTTTGACGACATTGCCTACATCCGCAAGACTCTGGCACTAGATAAGACTGAGCAGGAGGCTTTGGACTACTTTATGAAGCAGATGAACGATGCTCATCATGGTGGATGGACCACAAAGATGGACTGGATCTTCCACACCATTCGACACCATGCCCAGAACTGA
- the zmat3 gene encoding zinc finger matrin-type protein 3 isoform X1 yields MAMNGRKEDALYEIADYCDVYNLQHGPYGNSSGYFPRMQGPECVLKPSLNPMGQQQHHPFQPLSPAQTLGPAPVLMPPDPLSFPLCSPLSAKPPPHLQLFPNPAITAPPGSSPMAPENEFQATGSDQDTALQELCRPLYCKLCNVTLNSPQQAQAHYQGKNHSKKLRNFYAGSQQPPPIRIPEEVEPVSQQSLSTPPTEAGTAVGKQASFVGPSRVILATENDYCKLCDASFSSPAVAHAHYQGKNHAKRVRLAEVQHNTNSLDAEDLTQRHSRKEGNEYKLKNNRTHMNAAMPGPYYNPRPRQRIPRDLAMCVTPSGQFYCSMCNSGASDEADFRLHLESKQHKSKVSEQRYRSEMESLGYT; encoded by the exons ATGGCGATGAACGGGAGGAAAGAAGACGCGTTATATGAGATCGCGGATTATTGCGATGTCTATAACCTTCAGCATGGGCCCTACGGAAATAGTAGCGGGTATTTCCCTCGAATGCAAG GTCCAGAATGTGTTCTGAAGCCTTCTCTAAACCCAATGGGTCAACAGCAACATCATCCCTTTCAGCCCTTATCTCCTGCCCAAACTCTTGGACCAGCACCTGTTCTGATGCCACCAgaccctctctctttcccccttTGCAGTCCCCTTTCTGCCAAACCTCCCCCTCACCTCCAGCTGTTCCCAAACCCTGCTATCACAGCACCCCCTGGATCCAGCCCCATGGCGCCTGAGAACGAGTTCCAGGCAACCGGCAGCGATCAGGACACCGCATTACAGGAGCTGTGTAGACCTCTTTACTGCAAACTGTGCAATGTCACACTCAACTCACCCCAACAGGCACAAGCGCATTATCAG gGAAAAAATCACAGCAAGAAGCTAAGGAATTTTTATGCTGGCAGTCAACAGCCACCTCCTATACGAATACCTGAGGAAGTAGAGCCAGTTTCACAGCAGTCCCTCTCCACTCCACCTACAGAGGCTGGCACTGCAGTGGGCAAGCAG GCGTCCTTTGTCGGCCCCAGCAGGGTCATCCTGGCCACAGAGAATGACTACTGCAAGCTTTGTGATGCCTCCTTCAGCTCCCCCGCTGTAGCCCATGCTCATTACCAGGGCAAGAACCATGCCAAACGGGTACGGCTTGCTGAGGTCCAGCACAACACCAACTCCTT GGATGCAGAAGACCTTACACAGAGGCACTCCAGGAAAGAAGGAAATGAGTATAAACTGAAAAACAATAGGACCCACATGAACGCTGCTATGCCAG GGCCATATTACAACCCACGGCCAAGGCAGAGAATCCCACGTGACTTGGCCATGTGTGTGACGCCAAGCGGCCAGTTCTATTGCTCCATGTGCAATTCGGGTGCTAGCGACGAGGCAGACTTCCGCCTGCATCTGGAGAGCAAACAGCACAAGAGCAAAGTGTCTGAGCAGCGCTACCGCAGTGAAATGGAGAGTCTAGGCTACACCTAG
- the zmat3 gene encoding zinc finger matrin-type protein 3 isoform X2 has product MGQQQHHPFQPLSPAQTLGPAPVLMPPDPLSFPLCSPLSAKPPPHLQLFPNPAITAPPGSSPMAPENEFQATGSDQDTALQELCRPLYCKLCNVTLNSPQQAQAHYQGKNHSKKLRNFYAGSQQPPPIRIPEEVEPVSQQSLSTPPTEAGTAVGKQASFVGPSRVILATENDYCKLCDASFSSPAVAHAHYQGKNHAKRVRLAEVQHNTNSLDAEDLTQRHSRKEGNEYKLKNNRTHMNAAMPGPYYNPRPRQRIPRDLAMCVTPSGQFYCSMCNSGASDEADFRLHLESKQHKSKVSEQRYRSEMESLGYT; this is encoded by the exons ATGGGTCAACAGCAACATCATCCCTTTCAGCCCTTATCTCCTGCCCAAACTCTTGGACCAGCACCTGTTCTGATGCCACCAgaccctctctctttcccccttTGCAGTCCCCTTTCTGCCAAACCTCCCCCTCACCTCCAGCTGTTCCCAAACCCTGCTATCACAGCACCCCCTGGATCCAGCCCCATGGCGCCTGAGAACGAGTTCCAGGCAACCGGCAGCGATCAGGACACCGCATTACAGGAGCTGTGTAGACCTCTTTACTGCAAACTGTGCAATGTCACACTCAACTCACCCCAACAGGCACAAGCGCATTATCAG gGAAAAAATCACAGCAAGAAGCTAAGGAATTTTTATGCTGGCAGTCAACAGCCACCTCCTATACGAATACCTGAGGAAGTAGAGCCAGTTTCACAGCAGTCCCTCTCCACTCCACCTACAGAGGCTGGCACTGCAGTGGGCAAGCAG GCGTCCTTTGTCGGCCCCAGCAGGGTCATCCTGGCCACAGAGAATGACTACTGCAAGCTTTGTGATGCCTCCTTCAGCTCCCCCGCTGTAGCCCATGCTCATTACCAGGGCAAGAACCATGCCAAACGGGTACGGCTTGCTGAGGTCCAGCACAACACCAACTCCTT GGATGCAGAAGACCTTACACAGAGGCACTCCAGGAAAGAAGGAAATGAGTATAAACTGAAAAACAATAGGACCCACATGAACGCTGCTATGCCAG GGCCATATTACAACCCACGGCCAAGGCAGAGAATCCCACGTGACTTGGCCATGTGTGTGACGCCAAGCGGCCAGTTCTATTGCTCCATGTGCAATTCGGGTGCTAGCGACGAGGCAGACTTCCGCCTGCATCTGGAGAGCAAACAGCACAAGAGCAAAGTGTCTGAGCAGCGCTACCGCAGTGAAATGGAGAGTCTAGGCTACACCTAG